TCACAACTTAAAAAGGACAaattggaactagaaaaggtgcagaagagagcagccaaaatgattactgggctggggcaccttccttatggggaaagactatagcatttgaggctcttcagtctcgaaaagaagcacctgagcggggacatgattgagacatacaaaattatgcaggggatggatagagggatgctcttttccctctcacacaacaccagaactagaggacatccactaagactgagtgttgggaggattagaacaaacagaaaatatttctttacccagcatatgatttatctgtggaactccttgccacagtatgtggtgatggcatcctagatgccttttaaacagaatttgacagatttctggaggaaaatttcatcacaggttacaagccatggtggataCGGACAGACTGGTagctcattatgagggccaggtaggaatatttttctgtcatccaaattggccatggatggtagtttttttcacctaccccaaactggtgagggagggaaggtatattcagtaggcgtcatgcattaaaaattggtcacttgtggttAATAAAGTAGCACCAATCTATTCTGGTGTCTTCgttggagggaggggaggtatgagcgtaaatagaatgctagattcAGGGAAGTAGCAGCGAGCTGCAaggatcttgtggtcttgtgtgtgttccctgagggcccaatcctatccaacaccagtgtagccacaatgcagccctgaggtaagggaacaaatgttcccaaaccttgaggaggcctctgtgactgccatcccaccacaggatgcagtgcatgccccactggcacagttgcaccgagactggaaaattggataggatttgaccctgaggtatctggtggtccactgtgagatacaggaagctggactagatgggccctggacctgattcagcaggactcttcttatggtcttatatCTTTTCCCATGCTGAAGGAAATGCCCAAGCATTGCAGGAACAATGCCAAGCATGTTTGGAACATAAGGAAAACCCAAATGGATCAGAGCAAAGGCCAAAGTGCCAATAGGAATGGACCAATAGTTTTGGCTCATTTTGCACACTTGCCTTCTGCTGTTTAAAACAGAATGGGGAAAAAGTCACCTCCTCAGTGGTACTATGTCAACAGCTTTGTAACTCAACAATTTAGCATATATTTATTCGGgcgagaagaccatggttgtgtcaaagactTAGAATCCATATTGTTAAAAAAGTCcaatgtttcattttgttttttcagaACTTTGTCGAGAAAAACACACATAGACAGGACACATTGTTTGCtaagagagcaagccagaaacagcagtacCTTCCAGGTGCTTAGGGTTCCATTTTACTGCTGtgttcttaaagcaaactcagcctaatcaTAGTATCCCATCTCTGCTGGAAACCTCTTCCTTATAAAGTTCTTTAATGCCTGTTCTTTTTAGAACTGGAAGCCACGTATTGCTAATATGTGGAGCCAAAACAACATTTTGTTGATGTTTTGGGGATGTTTAATTATTTTGATAGCTTCTCTGTAAAGCCTTGGGAAATAAAATCTATTACTGAAAAGAACTTGTGTGACTTTGAAATGTATTTGATGACCCGTTTCTATTGTATGCTGTCTGTTGCTGATTGATCCAAGTGCATTAAATGGCAGTGCCTCTCATGTTCTGCAAGTCTGGTTTTTATAGAACATTTGGTGGTGCCTGTGTAGACATGATTATACTCACAGGGTATCCTATACACACCAGGTATATCTAGCTGTTGTCTCCGATCCTTAGGATTTTCAGTGCAAGCTAGAGAAGACCTCAGTTTTCAATGCAACCTAGAGAAGGCCTACTGTTTGTTTCAGTGTCCATAATACACAATGTGGCAGCCATCTTTATTGGCATTCGGAGTACCTCAAATTTGTGCAATGAAGCGGCTTATATTGATTGTTTGGTCCTGTCTCCAAATGAACAGACTTTTCTTCAGATGTGGCCCATCTTTACATTTTCTCCAAAGAGAGCAAGCATTCAAAGGATGTGGGAATGAAGAACTAGCCTCTTGCCAAGATGTGAGGCTGAGGCTTAATGAAATAGGTACAATGACTGAAAACCCTTCCTCATTCCATAAAATAACCATTCAGAGAAATAGTAGCAAAACTTTTACCATTTTGAAATTATTGGCTGCCCTTAGAGGCTTGGCCATCTTCCTATTTTTATTGCTTCTCAATAAAATCTCAAAATATTCTGTGAGGAACACCTGAGAATGTACTTAAAATAAATTCAGTCATCTTCAGTATGTACAATTTTTAAAGACTTTCAGCTTCACTTTTAGGTTATATTTAGTTTTCTGgatgttttttttaacttctagTCAAAGCAGAGCCAACCATTTATGAAAGCAATAATTTAAGAAAATAGACTGCAGCATTAAACTGCGCTTAATTGCTTGTACATAGAACATTTATACCCAGAAAATTTTCCCTTTTGGTACTTATTCTGGTGGGTTTTGAGAATTATGCGTGGCACTCGACATATTTTTGCCTAGCAGGGTGCTGAATGTCCAACTGAAAACCATCAACCATAGTTGTGAGGAGTCTTTTAGCAACAGCAATTCTTTTGTAATGTATTTTGTTAGCAATGCGATCGAGATTTTACACACTTCTTCTGCATAGTAATTTTCATCTCTAAACAGCAGATGACTTTTTTACAAATTAGTTGCATGGCAAGAATGAGAAATATACACGACTGATGCATTTGAATGTATCAAAGTGACTGATGTCACTctgaatgcccttcagggagataaagcaaggtagaaatttagtaaataaatgaTAATAAAAAACAATTTATTGCACTATTGTTTTTGATGATTGGTTTAAATCTTCATCTCCTGTAAAGCTATTGAATGGGCAGTTCAATCCTACATAACTCCTCGGGCAGCAACGGAGCTATGCCAAGGCACTGCTTCCTGCAGGGAGATTTGGGTcctagaggcctccttggggtaagagaacatttgttcacttgccctgggATAAGACTGTGCAGGAttttgggtctactcagacctgtggcttttatttagctggtgtaagcccGAGTGGACCCAGGTTGGGGGATCATGGCCAGGACGGGGGTGGGATATTGATTGCATCACTGTCACCGATACTGCCACCTATCCAGCCTCAATTTGCCCTCTTGCCTGCTCCTATCTACACCCCATTCTACccagccccattctgccccttcccTACCCCCTGCATTGACATACCGGTGCCCGCAGGCATCCTCTATAGACCTGGCCACTTGCTGGTTGTGGCCAGGATGTGCTGAATTgtttgtcacattttgtgacagctatAGAGGGCCTTACACctccagaatgcttgttctggtggTTCACAGCCCTTTTAGAATTGGACCAAAAGAGTCCTATAGCACAATTCcaaacatgtctgctcagaagtaatctTCATTGAGTTCAGGAAAACTCACTGCAAAGTAAATCCttgtatatataggattgccacCCTTCTAGCCTACATACATTAGTTCATTGAGAGTCTTACCTTATGTACTTtgtgttttaaaactgtttttcatCATTTTACTTATGCATTTGATATGTAACGGACACATAAAGTCAAATTTCAAATGATTAAACTGAGCTCTTTTGAGTCCTTatctcagcagttttcaaccactgtgccatggcatactggtttgCCACAAATGaactgcaagtgtgccacaggagtttaaaGGAGAGTCATAttttagtaggtccattgggggatgtgagcccatggccagcagtgcagtgtgccttgtcaaaaaattgatggtgtgccttgatactTTTAATGCTTCTTAGTGTGCCAtaatatgaaaaaggttgaaaattggtgCCTTAACTCCTACCTGCTACCTGGGTTCTTGTATTTAAGTGGAAAAACAAAGCCCAAAAACAACTTCTTGGGAGTGTTGTCTAacactttctccttctctcatagGAACTTTTTACACCAGAATGCAAGTTTAAGGAGTCTGTTTTTGAAAACTATTATGTAATCTACTCATCAATGCTCTACAGACAACAAGAGTCAGGTAGGGCCTGGTTCTTGGGGCTCAATAAAGAAGGGCAAGTCATGAAAGGAAACAGAGTGAAGAAAACGAAACCAGCAGCTCATTTTCTACCGAAGCCATTGGAAGGTAAGCTTTGGTTTGGCAGAGTCAAAAGATTAAATACATTTCTTCACTCTCAattgcaacaggatacaggtatatCATTTTGACtcgtgtgctgcctgaggcatctggtggtgactgtgaggtacaggaagctgaactaaatgggcctttggcctgatccagcagggttcttcttatgttcttaatggatgAGTGGCTTGAAGTAACAGTTTATCATTCCTGAGTGCTACAGCCTGGCTAGAAGACATTACCTTAACTTCAAGGAGTATTTTGTGTCTTATTCTTTTCTGTGTCTGAACATGGAAAATACTCTTTCCCATGTTATTACCCAATCAGGATGTCACTGCAGAAAATGGTTCTGAAAGTACATCCTAGCATATAAAAAGCTATTGCAATATGATGGCTACAAGACTGAGCTATGAAGACCTAGTTTTAATGCCATATTAGTCAGGGACTTGGTAGGTGGCATTAGGTTAGccgctcttagggcccaatcctatccaactttccagcactggtgcagctgcaatgcagccccaaggtcagggaacaaatgttcccatacgttgaggaggcTTCTGAGACTGTCTCCCACCACAGAatccagtgcacaccccattggtatggctgcactggaactggaaaattggataggattgggccctcacaggaAGTATAGGAAtaaggctattttcttactggGCTGTTGCAAGCATTACTGAGAAAAAATGTAGGGTTTGCTTAGATGTACACTAGAAAACttttataatgatgatgatagaaAATTCAAcatatacaaaataaaaaaaattatttttcttcaacTGCTTGTCTTAAATCCCAATATTATGGGTCCTTCTGCTGACTTAACTAGCAATCCATCTGCAGGAGGccttctctgttgttgctgcagatgCAGCAACAATGCTTGCAACACAGACACCAGCATGAACAACCAGTGATTGTGTACATGCATCACTGAAGCATGAGCCACCATTGGTATTTTGGCAGCAagggtgagcagggagggggaatagggACATTTtgaggaggaaccagggcatgttagggagggagggggtagatctggtgGCAGTCATGTGAGCCAAATCTCATCCCTCATTGCACCTTGACATCTTCAGTTAAAAGACTTCTGGTGATAGGGCTGGTAAAGCCTTTTCCTTCAAAGAGCCCCCACCCATGTAGTAGACAGTACTGTGCTTGACGGACAAataaactaatggcccaatcctattagggtcCTACAtcaccagaacaagcattctagTGGCATAAGACCCTTTACAGCTGTCATAAAATGCTACGTACCGTTCAGCACAGACTTCCTGCCACCAccatgtttatttggaaataaattccattgattttCCAAGTAAGTTcccttattcccaagtaagtttgCTTTATATTACAGCATTAGAGCCTGCTTGTATATACATCAAAAGCAATGAAAGAAGGAATGTATTCTGAGTTACGTCAAACAAAGatacacactttttttaaaaaaaagctcttATTAAAAACAGTATCAACTTTcaattaaataaattatattaCAGCACACTTCACATATCTatgggctgtcatatggaagaagggaccaATTTGTTCTCAACTACCTCTGAGATCagatgggtacaaactgcaagagaggagattctggttggacatcaggaagaaatggttggcaaccttcagcctcgaaagactgtggtataagcctgcagcacccggtattcccaggtggtctcccatctaagtaccaaccaggcctgacccagcttagctttcaagatcagacgagattgggcatgcgcagggtaaatCTTGACTGCAGAGGTGGTTTAGCAGTAGAACATATtgttgaggcagctggtggattctctctcactggagatcttcaagtacaGGCTTGGCagccacctgctggagatgcacTAGGACTTCATTTTTCAGTGTTCATCTCTtgatgtaccacttcacatggtccacctattggaagtaccaccgatAGTAACTAgtgataacatcattgccagttacttccggattgggaggccagacagcatcagtaagaggctcagggctgaTGAGAGGGCTTTATTGAGTGTGCATAAAGTGCActctggagttctgcccaccCGAACTGAGTTTCCTACCTCTGCTTCTCATAttacattgctggtcttgctgttgGGCGACAGGGGCTTGGGGGTTCTGCATGTACCATTGGACACCACTGAAATACCACCAAAGGTgcaggtaccactggttgagaaacactgctctaggaggatttcctgttacaggcaggggttggagtAGATTATCATGTAAGTTCCTTCcacctctatgattctataaaacAGGAACCAATTAGGCTGAAGAGTTTGATCTTCAAAGAAATGTTTGAATGATATTTGCTGGCATTCTTACTTATCCTTTCTCTTTTCCCCATTCTTCTGTTCTCTTTCCCTGCAGTTGCCATGTATCGAGAACCATCTTTGCATGATGTTGGAGAAACAGTGCCAAAAGCTGGGGTGACGCCAAGTAAAAGCACAAGTGCATCGGCAATAATGAATGGAGGCAAACCAGTTAACAAGAGTAAGACCACATAGCCAGATCCTCATGGGTATTGTGACTTTTTGAGCTCTCAGTACGGCTGAGCACTTTATCCTTGCAAGACTGTCTCACTCCGGTGTCTGCAGGTCGGCTGGAGGCAAGCAAATGCTTGCTCTTCACTGTTCCAAGCTAGGTGGTTGCAAGTGGATAAATCTCAACCTGTAACTCCTCCCACAGCAAAGAAGACACCTGGATAACCAGCTGAACTCAGACCATGGAATGCCCTACCAGATATGGAAtgcctttttaatatcttttctGTGACTGTGACACCTCATGTGAATGACATACTTCACAAGTACACTTGATATCCTGCCTGCTGACAGTTACCCATAACCCCCCTTTTGAGTCCAGGAAACCCATGTGTTTTAAGTTCAATTTTGTAGCACACAAAACTAATAGTAATTTCTAGATAGATGCTGTAAACCTGTGCTATCATGgattttctcttcttcccccttttttacAAGGCTGCTCGCTCCGCTGTCTGTGTGACTCCTTTGCAGGGATTGTGTTTCTCTCAGATTCAAATGTTGCTGGTGGCTTAGTTTTGAAAAGCAATCAGGGAATCAGGGGAGCCTTCAAAACCTTATTAGGAATTATATCTGTCAAAGAATAGAATCATTGTCTCAGAGTTACAAATGGGGATTCAGCATGAATACACTTTAGTGTGTGCCTGAAGCTGGCATTATTGTGGAGGGAACAGCATCAAACATGGCCAGTCAACAATTGCTTGAGGCCAATGTTTGATGTCCCCTGGTAGTTTCtttctgtgtgcgtgtgtgttttataCATATCACAGGCTTACTGGTAATGGTAACATTTGCCTTGCCCAGCGAGCAAGACCCACATGTTTTTTGGGAAAGTGGGTCAAAAGAACTCTGTAGGCCTTGTAGGCCTGAATTAAGGCTCATTTTTCATCTACTAGTGCTCATTATTTAAAAGTCAAAAATAATAATTAAGACGAATGAGAATTGCGCTACCTAAATCCATATCAGAAAAATAGAATCCTTTTCCTGTTTTTAATGACTGGAACATTATCCTATTATTTTTGGCTGTAGTCCAGCAAAGCATGGGCAAGGaagttgttgttgtgtgtgtgtatttattttattttatttttttcttgcagcaccaatgcaaagggaagtTACAAAATATACTTTAATATTTTCAGTGTTAAAAAATAGGGCAGTTTTTAAAGAAGACATAGTTAAAGAGttcctttgtgtttctttttaaaaagctcagcATGCAGAGTTCAATACTCAGTGTATTATTTCACCAGTACCCCACTACCACATCTTTCCAGCCAAGCTTTTTAGAATAATATATGCCCACCAAATTGCTAGGTTTATGGTGCCTTGCCTTGATCTCAGTATTATTTCCATTTTACCACATGAACCTAGGAAAATTCTAACATGATTATAAGGCCAAGAACTTTTTATCATTTGattgcttaattaaaaaaaaccaaacacaaactGCTGACCATTACTGCATATTGGTTAAGAGTTTGAAGCCAATTTAAAATTGAAAGGACAATGGCCACACATCTTTGAAGACACAGCAAAAATATTGTAAAAGATTAAATAAACAGGTAAAGAGTTTGAAAGTGCTTATTAGAAAACTTGATAAAAACAGAAGGCATGGTATGGACCAAAATGTATCTCAGTTCTGGGAAACCACATATGAGACTACTAAGTGTTCATTTACGTGCTTAATAGTTACTTATTTCTCATTTCATTTCAAAGACTGCATTTTCagaatggcttttaaaaattgatttacaTTATCATACATTATGATCTTTTCAAAATTCTGCTTAAGTGGTTATAGATGGATTAACTCTTGATGCTTACAAAATTTTCATATCGGCTTCTGTTTTAATAAGCAAACATTTAATATATGTCCAAGTAGGCTATGTAAAGCTGCTTAATTAGAAATATACAAATTGCATTTTTGACTGTTTGATTTTTGTTGCATTTCCATGTAAGACAAGAGACTGTTTAAAGTTAGTTCTTTTTAAGCCACTTAGTGAAGCACATTAAAAAGTGTTATATTTTCAAGCATTTAACAAGACAAAATAAAAGGAACTCTGGAGGTATTTTAAAGCAGTGAAACCAATAAGTGCACAAAAAAATAAACCCTGATCATTCCTTCACCCAGTTGCTTCGAAGGAAGACATTTCTAAGAGGATTCACCTATGAAGAAGCCCCTTTCAATTTTGTCAGGATGGTTCCCCAGTACTTTGGGGGAAAGGAGTGACTTCCCAACTCTTTGATATATTGGATGTTAAGGGATCAGCAGGTGGCCTGGCCTACTCATGCAGGCGCTCCGTGTGCAGATTAACCCTGAAACTGAAAGTTTCTGCTCAGGTGTGTCAACTTCGTTTATTTTCTCCCACATGAAATGTGTTGTGTGTTCTTTCTTTCATGCCCCACATCCTGGGGTATGCTCCATGTAATTTTAAATTGAGAATTAAGTTTCTAAACTGTCAAATTAGAGAGAAATTCTGGAAAGTTATGAAACAGgaaagcaaaattttaaaaaattggagagtatattttgcaaatgtttgaaaCCAATTTCATAATGTTGTTTTGGAAGATGAAGGCCAGCTTGGCATTTGCAGTTGCCATCAGGGTTGAGGAGGGGGCAAGGATTGAAGAACTTGTATTTATCAGTTCTTTACTCTTTACTCTTTACTCTTTactctttactcagcgcgtggtcagtctgtggaactccttgccacaggatgtggtgctggcgtctagcctagacgcctttaaaaggggattggacaagtttctggaagaaaaatccattatggggtacaagccatgatgtgtatgcgcaacctcctgattttaggaatgggttaagtcagaatgccagatgtaggggagagcaccaggacgaggtctcttgttatctggtgtgctccctggggcatttggtgggccgctgtgagatacaggaagctggactagatgggcctatggcctgatccagtggggctgttcttatgttcttatgttcttatcagctGATGCAACTTATTTTAAAAGGCTAGTCAAGAAAATAGCCCAGCTGTGTTTTAATCCAGACTACGTACAGTGCATCATAATCCTCCCAACTTGCAGGGAACACAGGTTTAGGACAGTAATTCCATGAAGCTGGCTACTTCTTACCTTTCTGTGCACAGAGAAGCTTTGGGGTGCAAGCAGACTCTGAAGAGTGGGACTGATAAATTTCCATCAGAAACCTACTTCATTTCCAACATTCAAACTCTCACCCTCGGATTTTTATTGCTGTGCTAACCAGTTGACTGGTTAATATAATAATAAGTCAGACTTTATTTTTGTAACTGATTGGTACTGTACTGTAAGTAGAACACACACCCTTTTGGTTGTCATCTACACAGGTTGTCTCTGTGGGTGTTCTCTTCTCTGACTGAGACGGTTTTAAACCAATTTCTTTGAGAATCTATTTCAGCATAGCGGAGAGGGTTATTTGTTCCTTGTGCTTTGGTTACTCCTTTATGTTTGTCTCTTGTCTCATCTGTTGCATGGGAAGAAGATGGTAATGATGAACTGCATGTAGTAGGCTGTATGTATCAGACCTGTTGGTATGTACTACTTTACTGACATACATATAAGCAACGAGTTTGTCTGCATTGTACAGTTTGTGTTTATTACCATTTAGTTGTATACACAGATGCAACATattgaataaaatatttatatgaagGCATattgaaaaaaattatatatatatatatatatatatatatatatatatatatatatatatatatatatatatatatatataaagtttgTGCAAAGTAACATTGTTTTGGCTGCAGTATAACAAAACATCATGTAAATAGTTTGGCAAAACTCAATTTTCTCTCCCCTTGATCATGCCAAAGAAAAATTAGCTCCTTAATATATTACCTCTCTTGCTATTTTCCAGGACAAGATGTCACAGTTTTGTTCCCTCTCAGATTAATTTTGCTGTCAAGTGAAACTTTCTTTTCAACTGTCTGTTACTTACTAAAGAACTGTACAGTAAACCTGATGGAATCAATTTGTATTCACAGATTGTGTGTGTTGTACTTCCATGTACACCATATATTTGAGTCTCAACTGTCTCCCTTTAGTTTGCATGTTTTGTCCTCTCTGTTGTGTTGACTTCATCTTAATTCTCACATGAGTTGCTGAGGTATACAAGAGGAAACTGTCACCAGCTAGG
This portion of the Tiliqua scincoides isolate rTilSci1 chromosome 3, rTilSci1.hap2, whole genome shotgun sequence genome encodes:
- the LOC136644437 gene encoding fibroblast growth factor 14 isoform X2, giving the protein MHPDGSLDGTKDDSSNSTLFNLIPVGLRVVAIQGVKTGLYIALNGEGFLYTSELFTPECKFKESVFENYYVIYSSMLYRQQESGRAWFLGLNKEGQVMKGNRVKKTKPAAHFLPKPLEVAMYREPSLHDVGETVPKAGVTPSKSTSASAIMNGGKPVNKSKTT